In Pseudomonas sp. ADAK2, the genomic window GCGAGTGGTACATCCCCGCGATGGAATACCCCTTGGGAGGGACGAAGTCACCCTTCTCATCCAGCGCCAGCACTTGCGCCGGGTCGAATGCATAGGATTCGCCGCGTTCCGGGTGCGTGGCAAAGAAATGACCGACGGCATTTTTCAGGATGAAGCCGCCGTATTCGCGATCCCGGCGATTGCTCAACTGCTCATGAACAAAGACGGCTGCGTCATCGGCGCTGATATAGGCACGACTCAGGGAGGGCACTTCAGGTAAAAAAGGTAATTCGGTGTCCATGGGATAGGCGCTCTCGAATAGATGGAAACCTATTGTTCGAGAGATCGACGACCGGTTGGCACTACATAGATATAGGCCGTGGCCCGAAGAGAGGTTGCTGGAAACTCAAATCCCGGACAGCAAAAAGCCCGCGTTATGCGGGCTTTCTGTGTGGTGACCTGGCGTTCAGCGTTCCAGGTTACCGAATATGGCGCAGCGGACGGGACTCGAACCCGCGACCCCCGGCGTGACAGGCCGGTATTCTAACCGACTGAACTACCGCTGCGCGTAGCATTGAAAGTAATGGTGGGTGATGACGGGATCGAACCGCCGACATTCTGCTTGTAAGGCAGACGCTCTCCCAGCTGAGCTAATCACCCAGTACCTTCGTTACGGGGCGCATTATGCCACATGTTTTCGTAAAGTGTTGATTTAATTGAATATTTTTTCAAATAAATCCGAAAACCGGTGAAACGACACATCCCGCAGGAACAACAGACAGAAAAAAACCCGCGTGAGCGGGCTTTTCCGTGGTGACCTGGCGTTCAGCATTCCAGATTACCGAATATGGCGCAGCGGACGGGACTCGAACCCGCGACCCCCGGCGTGACAGGCCGGTATTCTAACCGACTGAACTACCGCTGCGCGTAACACTAAGAACGAATGGTGGGTGATGACGGGATCGAACCGCCGACATTCTGCTTGTAAGGCAGACGCTCTCCCAGCTGAGCTAATCACCCTTCGTTTCGGTGTGGCGCGCATTCTACGGAGCACCCCCACCTCTGGCAAGCACTTTTTTAATTAATTTATTCAGGCCTTCCAAAGGCTTAGAGAAGGGTTGGCCTATGGCGCCGCGAAGAGAATAATGCCCCCCTTTGTATAAAGGAGAGACTCGCCCCATGTGGTTCAAAAACCTGCTTATCTATCGCCTGACCCAAGATCTGCCTTTTGATGCCGAGGCGTTGGAAACTGCACTGGCGACCAAACTGGCCCGTCCATGTGCAAGCCAGGAGTTGACCACCTACGGTTTCGTCGCGCCATTTGGCAAAGGCGAAGATGCTCCACTGGCGCACGTCAGCGGCGACTTCCTGCTGATCGCCGCCCGTAAAGAAGAACGCATTCTGCCGGGCAGCGTCGTGCGCGACGCGGTCAAGGAAAAGGTCGAAGAGATCGAAGCCACGCAAATGCGCAAGGTCTATAAGAAGGAACGCGACCAGATCAAGGATGAAATCATCCTGGCGTTCCTGCCGCGCGCCTTTATCCGTCGCTCGTCGACCTTCGCCGCCATCGCGCCGAAACAAGGCCTGATCCTGGTCAACTCGGCCAGCCCGAAACGTGCCGAAGACCTGCTGTCGACCCTGCGTGAAGTGATCGGTTCGCTGCCGGTACGTCCGCTGACCGTGAAAATGGCCCCGACCGCCACCATGACTGACTGGGTCAAAACCCAGAAAGCCGCGGACGACTTCTTTGTGCTGGACGAGTGCGAACTGCGCGACACCCACGAAGACGGCGGCATCGTACGTTGCAAGCGTCAGGACCTGACCAGCGAAGAAATCCAGCTGCACCTGAGCACCGGCAAAGTGGTGACTCAGTTGTCCCTGGCCTGGCAGGACAAATTGTCGTTCATGCTCGACGACAAAATGACCGTCAAACGCCTGAAGTTCGAAGACTTGCTGCAAGACCAGGCGGAACAGGACGGCGGTGACGAAGCCCTGGGCCAACTGGACGCCAGCTTCACCCTGATGATGCTGACCTTCGGCGACTTCCTGCCGGCGCTGGTTGAAGCGTTGGGTGGCGAAGAGACTCCGCAGGGCATCTGACAGCCTTGAAGGGCGCCTGCCTTGATGGGTGGGTGCCTGTAAAAAAGATCGCAGCCTTCGGCAGCGTCTACAGGAAACGTATTCCAAAGTAGGCGCTGCCGAAGGCTGCGATCTTTTTACAGGCCACGTATGCTTAGCTCCCTAACGCTTTCATACAATAAGGAACAGGCCATGCGTGCCCTCGCCGCTTTAAGCCGCTTTGTCGGCAACACCTTCGCTTACTGGGTACTGATTTTCGCCGTCCTGGCGTTCCTCGAACCGACATGGTTCGTTGGCCTCAAAGGCGCGATCGTGCCGCTGCTGGGGCTGGTGATGTTCGGCATGGGCCTGACCCTCAAACTCGAAGACTTCGCTGAAGTCGCTCGCCATCCATGGCGCGTGGCGTTGGGCGTGGTCGCGCATTTCGTGATCATGCCGGGAATGGCGTGGTTGCTCTGCCAGGTGTTTCACCTGCCGCCGGAAATCGCCGTCGGCGTGATCCTGGTTGGCTGCTGCCCGAGCGGCACTTCGTCCAATGTGATGACCTGGCTGGCTCGCGGCGATCTGGCGCTGTCGGTGGCCATCGCCGCCGTCACCACCCTCCTCGCTCCGCTGCTGACTCCGGCGCTGATCTGGCTGCTGGCCTCGGCGTGGTTGCCGGTGTCGTTCATGGAGTTGTTCTGGTCAATCCTGCAGGTGGTGCTGCTGCCGATCGTGCTCGGCGTGGTGGCGCAACGGCTGCTGGGCAATAAGGTGCGCCACGCGGTAGAAGTGTTGCCGCTGGTGTCGGTGGTCAGCATCGTGATCATCGTTGCCGCCGTGGTCGCGGCCAGTCAGGCGAAGATCGCCGAGTCCGGCCTGTTGATCATGGCGGTGGTGATGCTGCACAACAGCTTCGGC contains:
- a CDS encoding bile acid:sodium symporter family protein: MRALAALSRFVGNTFAYWVLIFAVLAFLEPTWFVGLKGAIVPLLGLVMFGMGLTLKLEDFAEVARHPWRVALGVVAHFVIMPGMAWLLCQVFHLPPEIAVGVILVGCCPSGTSSNVMTWLARGDLALSVAIAAVTTLLAPLLTPALIWLLASAWLPVSFMELFWSILQVVLLPIVLGVVAQRLLGNKVRHAVEVLPLVSVVSIVIIVAAVVAASQAKIAESGLLIMAVVMLHNSFGYLLGYFTGRLFKLPLPQRKSLALEVGMQNSGLGAALASAHFSPLAAVPSALFSVWHNISGALLSTYFRRMSEKEDREIAARQATE
- the rdgC gene encoding recombination-associated protein RdgC, which produces MWFKNLLIYRLTQDLPFDAEALETALATKLARPCASQELTTYGFVAPFGKGEDAPLAHVSGDFLLIAARKEERILPGSVVRDAVKEKVEEIEATQMRKVYKKERDQIKDEIILAFLPRAFIRRSSTFAAIAPKQGLILVNSASPKRAEDLLSTLREVIGSLPVRPLTVKMAPTATMTDWVKTQKAADDFFVLDECELRDTHEDGGIVRCKRQDLTSEEIQLHLSTGKVVTQLSLAWQDKLSFMLDDKMTVKRLKFEDLLQDQAEQDGGDEALGQLDASFTLMMLTFGDFLPALVEALGGEETPQGI